GTCCTGTATGAGCCAGTGCCGACATTAAAGTCAATAGGCCAGAACAGGCTGATACGTGTCATGCCGGTGGATCGTATTGAGGATATCATACCCAGGTTCATGCCATGGAAAGAATATTTGCAGACTGCCGGAATAGCCATACCCGACGATCGTTTACTTAAGATCGCCGATAAGATGGGTAAAGTGGGTTTCTCGAATCTCCGGATCGTCGGCACAGTACCTCTGCCCAGGCTGGGAGAAGCATGGGATGGTAATTTCCCGGTATATGAGTTCTATATTCCTGATTCCGTACACTGGGTATCCATTAATGCCGGGAACATGGAAAAAGAGATCACAGAGCTTCACAGGTTGAAAGAAAAACTGGTCGATAACGGTGTTTTCGGACTGGATGATCTTGTAAGCATGAATTAATAAAAATTATTTTTAATTTGTTTTAATCTTTTTTGCTAATCTTAAGCATATTATTTTTACATTAAATTTATTTTTTTATATAAAATTAAACATCATATTAAATTCTAATAAATTTTGATGTTTAATATATTAATTAACTTGCATATAAAAAATTATTGATACATTATTTTCTATTTTTAATACAAAGTTTAACACAAATTTAATCAATATAATTGTAAAAGACTTTTATCTAATTGTTAAAAAATATATTTATTATTATAATGTCAAATTATCAAAAAATTAATTTTGAATGAAAAATTTTATGATGTATTATTATTAATTTACATATTGGAATATATCGGGGGGTATATTCAATGAGCTTGCTAGATCTACTAAAAATATTCGAAGAACCAGACATACAAAAAATGGAAAATGAAAACGATGTGGAGGGACTATTAAATCTCATAAAGACCAAAAGAATAAGTCCCTTAAGAGTAAAGATCACCCAGGCCTTAATAAATATAGGGGAACCTGCGGTAGATCCTTTGATCAATGCCCTCGACGATAAAAAGTGGGAAGTCCGGGCATATGCAGCCGAAGTTCTCGGCCAGATCGGAAGTAAAAAGGCACTTGACGCATTAAACAAAAAACTTGAAGATGATAATTATATCGTCAGCGAGACAGCGCGCGAAAGCATATGGCATATAAATAAATGTGCTACAGTGGTGGATATTTTTTAATATCCCCATTTCATGCATTTATTAA
This genomic window from Methanooceanicella nereidis contains:
- a CDS encoding HEAT repeat domain-containing protein, which encodes MSLLDLLKIFEEPDIQKMENENDVEGLLNLIKTKRISPLRVKITQALINIGEPAVDPLINALDDKKWEVRAYAAEVLGQIGSKKALDALNKKLEDDNYIVSETARESIWHINKCATVVDIF